From the genome of Geminocystis herdmanii PCC 6308, one region includes:
- a CDS encoding IS607 family transposase, with the protein MSNFLSIKSASDLLGVSTKTLRRWEKEGKITSTRTEGGHRRYDISTLLKNKSDNSLTIGYARVSSYDQKDDLNRQIIVLESYSSSHGWDFEIIQDLGSGMNYKKKGLIRLIKLICSYQVDRLIITHKDRLLRFGSDLIFSLCEIFGTEVIIINRSEDSSFEEDLAKDVLEIITVFSARLYGSRSHKNKQIVEQLKEVAKNLE; encoded by the coding sequence ATGTCCAATTTTTTATCGATAAAATCGGCATCTGATTTATTGGGAGTATCCACAAAGACTTTGCGTAGGTGGGAAAAAGAGGGGAAAATAACCTCTACTCGTACAGAAGGTGGACATAGACGATATGATATTTCTACTTTACTCAAAAATAAATCGGATAATTCCTTAACAATTGGTTATGCCAGAGTTTCTAGTTATGACCAAAAAGATGACTTAAATCGTCAAATAATAGTATTAGAATCTTATTCTTCTAGTCATGGTTGGGATTTTGAAATAATCCAAGATTTAGGCTCAGGTATGAACTATAAAAAGAAAGGATTAATTAGGTTAATTAAATTAATTTGTTCTTATCAAGTTGACCGATTAATTATTACTCATAAAGATAGATTATTACGATTTGGTTCTGATTTAATCTTTTCTTTATGTGAAATATTTGGCACAGAAGTTATAATTATTAACAGAAGTGAAGATTCTAGTTTTGAGGAAGATTTAGCCAAAGATGTACTAGAAATAATTACAGTATTCTCAGCAAGATTATATGGTAGTAGAAGTCATAAAAACAAACAAATCGTAGAACAATTAAAAGAGGTAGCAAAAAATCTTGAGTAA
- a CDS encoding IS200/IS605 family accessory protein TnpB-related protein, whose product MSKITYQTLISQEVAEFCDLIGGFFGKIERDLCKDLEKGKKLNDLKKSYQIKYGINARQFNSIHIILKGKIASRKECYKSQIKQTELKIKGLQKIIDSEKKKLAKLPLSCGRNQKSIRSKLRFTIHQKQRKLAILKDRLVTLKKKKPSMIFGGKKLWYAQFNLKENGYSSHQEWLKDWQKCRSSQFTLVGSKDEKNGNQNCQLLANGTLKIRVPSCYESIFGKYYLIENVKFSYGQSDVNYALNNQQALTFRFVKKDEKWYVFCSFDLPETPTISCNKNGMLGIDLNPNIIGWSYVDHDGNLKAKGQIKINVRDKNTNQTKAIIGDAVKKLVKLAYQYECPISVENLDFERKKATMKEEGVKYSRMLSNFAYSCFLDMLNSCAFKHGIEVIKVNPAFSSLMGLTKFMRLYGLSSDTAAGLVLARRALRKKEGIPTSYARLVQVDSSRHVWSFWNALSKKLKGVKRHSFFNSVSNREVEVKLLDELHSDRFNGKSQDTFITRRDSLSRVVNNSVRLTQKW is encoded by the coding sequence TTGAGTAAAATAACTTATCAAACCTTAATCAGTCAAGAAGTCGCAGAATTTTGCGATTTAATAGGAGGTTTTTTTGGCAAAATTGAAAGAGATTTATGCAAAGATTTAGAAAAAGGAAAAAAACTCAATGATTTAAAGAAGAGTTATCAAATAAAGTATGGGATAAATGCACGTCAATTTAACTCTATTCATATAATCTTAAAAGGTAAAATAGCTAGTCGAAAAGAGTGTTATAAAAGCCAAATAAAACAAACAGAATTAAAGATTAAAGGTTTACAAAAAATCATTGACAGTGAAAAGAAAAAATTAGCTAAATTACCATTATCTTGTGGTAGAAATCAAAAATCAATCAGAAGTAAACTAAGATTTACCATTCATCAAAAACAAAGAAAATTAGCAATATTGAAAGATAGATTAGTTACTTTAAAAAAGAAAAAACCATCTATGATATTCGGGGGTAAAAAACTATGGTATGCTCAATTTAATTTAAAGGAGAATGGTTATTCTAGTCACCAAGAATGGTTAAAAGACTGGCAAAAATGTCGTAGTTCACAATTTACTTTAGTGGGTTCAAAAGATGAAAAGAATGGTAATCAAAATTGTCAATTATTAGCTAATGGTACTTTAAAAATAAGAGTACCATCTTGTTATGAGTCCATTTTTGGGAAGTATTATCTAATCGAAAATGTCAAATTTAGTTATGGACAAAGTGATGTAAATTATGCTCTAAATAATCAACAAGCATTAACTTTTAGATTTGTTAAAAAAGATGAAAAATGGTATGTATTTTGTAGTTTTGATTTGCCAGAAACTCCCACTATCTCTTGTAATAAAAATGGAATGTTAGGAATAGACTTAAACCCTAATATAATAGGTTGGAGTTATGTTGATCATGATGGAAATTTAAAAGCAAAAGGACAAATTAAAATCAATGTTCGAGATAAAAATACTAATCAAACAAAAGCAATTATCGGCGATGCTGTGAAAAAATTAGTCAAATTAGCCTATCAATATGAGTGTCCAATTAGTGTGGAAAATTTAGATTTTGAGCGAAAAAAAGCAACAATGAAGGAAGAGGGAGTTAAATATTCTCGAATGTTATCAAACTTTGCTTATAGTTGTTTTTTAGATATGTTAAATAGTTGTGCTTTTAAACATGGAATTGAAGTAATAAAAGTTAATCCTGCCTTTTCAAGTTTAATGGGATTGACAAAATTTATGAGACTTTATGGTTTGTCGAGCGATACAGCAGCAGGGTTAGTATTAGCAAGACGGGCATTAAGAAAAAAAGAGGGTATTCCAACCAGTTACGCCCGATTAGTTCAAGTTGATTCTAGTCGGCACGTCTGGAGTTTTTGGAATGCCCTGTCGAAGAAGCTAAAGGGTGTAAAACGACATAGCTTCTTCAATAGTGTCTCTAACAGAGAAGTAGAGGTCAAGCTATTAGATGAGTTACATAGTGACAGGTTTAATGGCAAGTCGCAAGACACTTTTATTACAAGGCGAGATTCCTTGTCACGAGTCGTTAACAATTCTGTTCGGTTAACGCAAAAATGGTAG
- a CDS encoding STAS domain-containing protein gives MEIKINSIENGYIVIIEGEIDSSSASEVTETIIPLATEKSKIILDMTKVDYMSSAGLRTLLSIHRQAVAKETKLTLVGLSEDIKDTMSVTGFLNFFTVSDSVENVISLG, from the coding sequence ATGGAAATCAAGATAAATTCGATCGAAAACGGTTATATAGTAATCATAGAAGGGGAAATAGACTCATCTAGTGCCTCAGAAGTAACAGAAACCATCATCCCCTTAGCCACCGAAAAAAGTAAGATAATTCTGGATATGACAAAAGTTGACTATATGTCTAGTGCAGGTTTGAGGACATTATTATCAATCCACCGCCAAGCCGTAGCCAAAGAAACGAAACTAACCCTAGTGGGATTATCTGAAGACATCAAAGACACCATGTCAGTGACAGGATTTTTAAACTTTTTTACCGTTAGCGACTCTGTAGAAAACGTCATAAGCCTAGGTTGA
- a CDS encoding DUF1824 family protein, with protein MTQNIDQALKILKEFSCIDIKFIESETQKQQLQEGLKLIVSLSDDQNLGICASSTTEAFNSLKEYLQALGYSENIESNFPIEDKPVYLKFSTERKSYNLSDYEGKYRGVLITIFADFNDKITGTYGHLPLDLFS; from the coding sequence GAATTTAGCTGTATTGACATTAAATTCATTGAATCAGAGACACAAAAACAGCAGTTACAAGAAGGATTAAAATTAATTGTTAGTTTATCAGATGATCAAAACTTAGGTATTTGTGCATCTTCAACCACAGAAGCATTTAACAGTTTAAAAGAATATTTACAAGCATTGGGATATAGTGAAAATATTGAAAGTAATTTCCCCATAGAAGATAAACCAGTTTATCTTAAATTCAGCACTGAGAGAAAATCTTATAATCTCAGCGATTATGAAGGAAAATATCGAGGAGTTTTAATTACTATTTTTGCCGATTTTAATGATAAAATCACTGGGACTTATGGTCATTTACCTTTAGATTTATTTTCCTAG